One Exiguobacterium sp. BMC-KP genomic window, GCGTTTCAAGCGGATCAACGGATCGCCCTATACATCGGTGTTCCATTCTTCCTCGTCATGTGGGGAAGCTATCATCTCTTCGTCAAAGGAAAACATCTAGCAGCACAAAGCGACATCCGTGTCGCTCCCTCTCAACTCGAAGAATAACGATATGAAAAGAGGCCGCGGATCATCCACGGCCTCTTTTCATATGCTTGTTCTATTCCTTAAGTGTTCGCATCATCAGTAGTTCTCCTTGATGGAGCTCTACTTTCGCTTCTGACGCACTCCATTCATTGCTGACGGTCAATGAGCCTCCAACAGGAACCGAATGCGCATCGAGTGGGTATTTGACTCCAGATAAGCTTAGGATCGACGCCACAAGTGGAATGAATGAGAGATAATGATAGCTTCCTGCCTTAACTGCATATGTCCCCACTGCCAAATACCGTACCTCTTCTCGTTTCGTGACGAGTCGTGCCTTAGGATATTGTTTTAACAAATAGACATTTTGAACGGTCATGTCGAGTCGTCCGCCTGTCGCTCCAATGATGATGATCTCCTCACCCCGTTTCATCTCTGATACGGTACGGAGGGAAAGTTCGAGATCCGTTTCATCTTTCTCTGCCGGATGGACGATTGCATCTTCAGGTACATAGCCAAGTGAATCAAAATCACCAATCATCATATCGCATGTCAACCCAAACGATTCAATCGTTTGAACACCACCATCAACACCAACGATGAAATCACCGGGCTGGCAAAACGTCCGTAAGTCAGGTACCTCTTCTTGCGGACCCGCACAGACAAGAATCGCCCGCATATTAAACACCTCGTGCTGAATAGCGAAGTAAGCGTGGTGCAGTCGTGAAGAGAAGACCTGCGACGACACCACAAAGAACGTAAGACGGAACCATGTATGTCGCATTATAAATCAACGAATATGGTATGACTGGACCCTCAGCATACTCGGCAAAAAAGACGATTCCGCTGATGACATGACAGATATAACGGAGTCCCGCTCCTAAAAGCGTCGCAAGTAGGACAAACGTCATCAAGCGTTTCTTCTGTCCGTTACGCGCGGCTTGTCTAACTTGACGTGCAAACAGCCCACTTAATCCGACGACTCCATATGCAATCGTATAATCGAGTAGTGGTTGAACGACCGTCAAAACTTGTGGGGCGAACATCAATTGAATCGTACCGACAAGTGCTCCAGTGACGACACCTCCGACGACACCATGGCGAAACGCCATGACGAAGATGGGAAGCATCGCTAAGCTGATTGAGCCCCCTTGTGGCATTTTGAATGGAATCAATAAATCAAAGACGACTCCGAGACTGGCGAAGATGGCAATTTCCATCATCATTTGTAACCGTTTCATGCTAATTTCCTCCTTCATGGAATAAAACGGGACGCAAAAAGGCAGTACGACGAACGCCGTACTGCCTGCGTGCGCCACATCCCTACGTCCGTTTGAACGGAACAGGTTCGAAGGGTTAAAGTCAAAAGACTCCTCTCAGCCGCTTTTCAAGCGACACCCCTTGCGGTCATCATATTTCGTTTTCTCGTTCTTATTATACGGCAGCCCCTTGACGAATGCTAGTGATTGCTTCCGCATAATCCGATGCATTGTAGATCGCTGATCCTGCGACAAGGACGTTGGCACCATTATCGATGCATAACTTTGCCGTTTCCGGATTGACCCCACCATCAATCTCGATTTCAAATGTAAGACCACGATCTGCCTTCATTTGTGCAAGTGTTGCGAGCTTCGGCATGACACTCTCGATGAACGCCTGACCACCAAAACCTGGATTGACTGTCATCAACAAGACCATATCGACATCCTGAAGAATGTGTTC contains:
- a CDS encoding thiamine diphosphokinase, with the protein product MRAILVCAGPQEEVPDLRTFCQPGDFIVGVDGGVQTIESFGLTCDMMIGDFDSLGYVPEDAIVHPAEKDETDLELSLRTVSEMKRGEEIIIIGATGGRLDMTVQNVYLLKQYPKARLVTKREEVRYLAVGTYAVKAGSYHYLSFIPLVASILSLSGVKYPLDAHSVPVGGSLTVSNEWSASEAKVELHQGELLMMRTLKE
- the thiT gene encoding energy-coupled thiamine transporter ThiT encodes the protein MKRLQMMMEIAIFASLGVVFDLLIPFKMPQGGSISLAMLPIFVMAFRHGVVGGVVTGALVGTIQLMFAPQVLTVVQPLLDYTIAYGVVGLSGLFARQVRQAARNGQKKRLMTFVLLATLLGAGLRYICHVISGIVFFAEYAEGPVIPYSLIYNATYMVPSYVLCGVVAGLLFTTAPRLLRYSARGV